A stretch of Bacteroidota bacterium DNA encodes these proteins:
- a CDS encoding S41 family peptidase, which yields MKILYSFFMVCLLWAPIAQHAGSQPLSPLVTDGVLSSDAHGIWESPSYGWTAKITADEIVLYHTDSQGCMIDPAQTEDLLRLVTYYDRRDDLLFISPRPEGSTVYIFEPAPAIPPQCFTTPDSSPTGVFNYFWNLMNEHYAFFDLYEVDWAERRTRYADSVHYDMSDAALFDVLSSMMAGLNDGHLTLTAEIDGDEVDFDGSRPRVLAPALLAAFAAQDAVEERSAFFNQWFNGSLNRFQTRVLNSRGQGQAANGSMNWGSINNIGYISLFGMGDFAESEGDFANEIAAVHTAMDRALTDLKDTDGLIFDIALNQGGLDEVSLAIAGHFTDQPIAAYTKEGFESAHPPQTLHVQPGGTVKYLKPVSLFTSDLSVSAAEIFTLAMRALPNVTHRGDATWGALSDILSKTLPNGWELNLSNEIYTDKDGIVWEGKGIAPVDQYTVFDPENIFQSHHNAILQVAAKMRAASRRGS from the coding sequence ATGAAAATCCTTTATAGCTTCTTTATGGTATGCCTGCTTTGGGCGCCCATTGCCCAACACGCGGGCTCGCAGCCGCTCTCGCCACTGGTGACCGATGGTGTGCTCTCAAGCGATGCACACGGCATTTGGGAAAGTCCGAGTTATGGGTGGACGGCAAAAATCACAGCAGATGAAATTGTCCTCTACCACACAGACAGCCAGGGCTGCATGATCGACCCGGCCCAGACTGAAGACCTGCTACGGCTGGTAACCTACTATGATCGCCGAGACGATTTGCTTTTCATAAGTCCCCGACCTGAAGGGTCTACTGTCTACATTTTTGAGCCGGCCCCCGCCATCCCGCCGCAGTGCTTCACAACACCAGACAGTTCACCAACAGGGGTGTTCAATTACTTCTGGAATCTCATGAATGAGCACTACGCGTTCTTCGATCTCTACGAGGTAGACTGGGCTGAGCGCCGCACAAGGTATGCAGATTCAGTACACTACGACATGAGCGACGCCGCCTTGTTTGACGTGCTTAGCAGCATGATGGCAGGCCTCAATGACGGGCACCTCACGTTAACAGCTGAAATTGACGGCGACGAAGTAGACTTCGACGGGAGCAGGCCGCGGGTACTGGCGCCGGCGCTACTCGCAGCGTTTGCAGCCCAGGACGCAGTGGAAGAACGCAGCGCATTTTTCAACCAGTGGTTCAATGGCAGTCTCAACCGGTTTCAAACACGCGTTCTCAACAGCCGAGGACAGGGGCAGGCGGCCAATGGCAGCATGAACTGGGGCAGCATCAATAACATTGGCTACATATCGCTTTTTGGCATGGGCGACTTCGCAGAAAGCGAGGGCGATTTTGCCAATGAAATAGCAGCTGTACACACAGCGATGGACCGCGCGTTAACAGACTTGAAAGATACAGACGGACTCATTTTCGACATTGCCCTAAACCAGGGTGGGCTTGATGAAGTGAGCCTTGCCATTGCCGGCCATTTTACGGATCAGCCTATTGCTGCCTACACCAAAGAGGGATTTGAGTCTGCACATCCCCCACAAACGCTGCACGTACAACCAGGCGGCACTGTAAAGTATCTCAAACCCGTCTCCCTGTTTACAAGCGACCTCTCAGTAAGCGCTGCCGAGATCTTCACCCTCGCGATGCGCGCATTGCCCAATGTTACGCACCGTGGGGATGCCACCTGGGGCGCGTTATCAGACATCTTGTCCAAAACGCTTCCCAATGGATGGGAGCTCAACTTGTCCAACGAGATCTACACAGACAAAGACGGTATTGTATGGGAAGGCAAAGGCATTGCACCTGTTGACCAATACACCGTCTTCGACCCCGAAAACATTTTTCAAAGCCATCACAACGCCATCCTCCAGGTTGCGGCAAAAATGCGAGCAGCCAGCCGGCGTGGCTCCTGA
- a CDS encoding Lrp/AsnC family transcriptional regulator: MIDNFDRAILNIVQKDNQVTHAEIGAQVNLSASSVRRRLKAMRKAKVIEADVSVVDPGKEMIQAIVMVSFLKESPEGYSAFKQQMIEDPSVAQCYSVSGEVDMVLIVNAPDLSSYEAWGERVLMANPMIRRNTTHIVWSRIKFSMAVEF; this comes from the coding sequence ATGATAGATAATTTCGATCGCGCAATTCTAAACATTGTGCAGAAGGACAACCAGGTGACACACGCCGAAATTGGCGCGCAGGTAAACCTCTCAGCCTCGTCTGTACGGCGCCGGCTCAAGGCGATGCGTAAAGCCAAAGTGATTGAGGCAGATGTGTCCGTTGTGGATCCTGGCAAAGAAATGATTCAAGCCATTGTTATGGTTTCATTTCTCAAAGAAAGCCCGGAAGGTTACAGTGCCTTTAAACAGCAAATGATTGAAGATCCCAGCGTTGCGCAATGTTATTCTGTATCCGGGGAGGTAGACATGGTGTTGATTGTGAATGCGCCTGACTTGTCAAGTTATGAGGCTTGGGGAGAACGCGTGCTGATGGCAAATCCGATGATTCGCAGGAATACAACCCATATTGTCTGGTCACGCATCAAATTCTCGATGGCGGTTGAGTTTTAG
- a CDS encoding BamA/TamA family outer membrane protein, with product MRRLLHTISFCRAGVVLALVGTLICTQNLAAQSTVPVDWQRVDHGRSTSLKSYNAFPLDSLASVAAQVLAEDHENGYYFAALDSAVVGDTLYPPVPATLFINRGTRVTVTSITWTGIEALTASVIEDLMGTRVGKVLSESTLEDDVARVLQAYEIEGYPFATVHIDSVTVQRVDNKNGLHVALRVDEGNRVRINDIVLSGGKRTNIAYIEQITGLRRGDWLSQDLDIVQQALSSSQLFAQVGAPQLIKIGTEDVVVQLPVVEEAPGSFDLVLGYQPPAAGSQTQGLVGNGHLNLRNMFGGGRAIALRLNRLPGQVSSVTASFADPYLFGLPFSVSGSFDGLQQDSTYGQQAYRGAVGYRVAGGLETFLTISREVTRPGQAGLALQNNTQRIPRSEVVFAGLSFRYLKVDRPLNPQRGFYVETQFERGRKVRNQLERSTAGDTTSVRTVTRQERLTFDARLFVPTFRKQVFVLGNETRVLVSKDFDTSDLFRLGGARSLRGYDEDRFRGRFVSRTLVEYRYLFERQSFAYLFFDLGYVDQPATPELTRMRELYPGYGLGMQFETGIGLINTSLALSTSDNPSQAKVHVGLSLGL from the coding sequence ATGCGCCGGCTCTTACATACCATCTCTTTTTGCCGCGCCGGCGTTGTGCTTGCATTGGTGGGCACGCTCATCTGTACGCAAAACCTTGCCGCCCAATCAACAGTGCCGGTGGATTGGCAGCGGGTTGATCATGGCCGATCCACTTCGCTTAAGTCATATAATGCTTTCCCACTGGATAGCCTTGCCAGTGTTGCGGCCCAGGTCCTCGCTGAAGATCATGAAAACGGATACTATTTTGCTGCGCTGGATTCAGCTGTGGTAGGAGACACATTGTATCCACCTGTGCCGGCAACGTTATTTATTAATCGTGGCACACGGGTCACGGTGACATCTATAACCTGGACGGGTATCGAGGCACTCACAGCGTCGGTCATTGAAGACCTGATGGGCACAAGGGTCGGAAAGGTATTGTCGGAGTCCACTTTGGAAGACGATGTAGCGCGTGTTTTGCAGGCATACGAAATAGAGGGATACCCCTTTGCAACTGTACACATCGATTCAGTAACTGTACAGCGGGTTGACAATAAAAACGGACTGCACGTTGCACTTCGTGTGGACGAAGGCAACCGGGTTCGGATCAACGACATTGTGCTTTCAGGGGGTAAACGGACCAACATCGCTTACATTGAACAAATCACGGGCTTGCGTAGGGGAGATTGGTTGTCGCAGGATCTGGATATTGTACAGCAAGCGTTGAGTTCATCTCAACTCTTCGCGCAGGTAGGTGCACCGCAGCTAATAAAAATTGGGACGGAAGATGTAGTTGTTCAGTTGCCTGTGGTTGAAGAGGCACCAGGATCATTTGATCTTGTACTCGGCTACCAACCGCCGGCGGCGGGAAGCCAGACACAGGGCCTTGTGGGCAATGGGCACCTGAATTTGCGCAACATGTTTGGCGGCGGCCGCGCCATCGCGCTTCGGTTAAACAGGTTGCCCGGGCAGGTGAGTAGTGTTACCGCATCTTTTGCTGACCCATACCTGTTTGGCTTGCCTTTTAGTGTATCAGGCAGTTTTGATGGATTACAGCAGGATTCTACGTATGGACAGCAGGCCTATCGCGGTGCTGTTGGGTATCGGGTAGCCGGCGGCCTGGAGACTTTTCTCACCATCAGCCGAGAAGTTACCCGGCCGGGACAGGCAGGACTGGCGCTTCAAAACAATACGCAGCGAATTCCACGCTCAGAAGTGGTGTTTGCCGGCCTTTCATTCCGCTACCTGAAAGTGGATAGGCCTTTGAATCCACAACGCGGTTTTTATGTAGAGACGCAGTTTGAGCGCGGCCGAAAGGTGCGCAATCAGTTGGAGCGAAGCACTGCCGGCGATACCACAAGCGTGCGAACCGTAACACGCCAGGAGCGCCTCACGTTTGATGCGCGTCTTTTTGTGCCGACCTTCCGCAAACAGGTATTTGTTTTAGGGAATGAAACGCGGGTGCTGGTGAGCAAAGACTTTGATACAAGCGACCTGTTCAGGCTTGGCGGTGCCCGGAGCTTGCGCGGATATGATGAAGACCGTTTTAGGGGCCGTTTTGTAAGCCGGACATTGGTTGAATATCGTTATCTTTTTGAGCGGCAATCGTTTGCCTACTTGTTTTTTGATCTGGGCTACGTAGACCAGCCGGCTACGCCTGAACTCACCCGTATGCGTGAACTGTATCCGGGCTATGGACTCGGGATGCAGTTTGAAACAGGTATCGGATTAATTAATACCAGTCTTGCGCTGAGTACGAGCGATAATCCATCACAGGCAAAGGTGCATGTGGGTTTGTCGCTAGGATTGTGA
- a CDS encoding S41 family peptidase, which produces MRALLRVLFAGLIVISLTYTPAGAQNLPNLKALQTQGKINQEAQGVWQNLAYGWTIVFGADEIDLYHYSSAGCLPDEVSKEDLIELAKFYARTGDTLYISGSAAGSTLYQFEQIDAVPAACNQPAADSPTAVFDYFYKIMDTHYAFFDVYDVDWNARYQANLPKISDTMSEEALFEVLRDMLKGLNDGHLVLRAEVDGERKTYTASKSRVLSPTLDAVFANQTEFEEKGDFSTDWFFGSLRRFRSHVMNARGQGKAASGNINWGKIGNIGYINVFGMGGFDDDDEGTLAEEVEAVHAAMDLAIAALQDTDGIIFDVSLNQGGYDEVSLALASHFTNTDVFAYTKVGKDSPLEPQRLHVKPAPNMRYLKPVTLLTSDLTVSAAEIFTMAMRALPNVTHRGDTTWGALSDILSKQLPNGWLLELSNEIYIDSKGQAWEGKGIPPTERYTIFDQENIYQSHHNAVLQIAQKMREGR; this is translated from the coding sequence ATGCGAGCTTTATTGCGGGTACTCTTTGCCGGCCTCATCGTAATCAGCCTCACGTATACACCAGCAGGGGCACAAAACCTGCCCAACCTAAAAGCTTTACAAACCCAGGGTAAAATCAACCAGGAGGCACAAGGTGTGTGGCAGAATCTTGCCTACGGCTGGACCATCGTATTTGGAGCAGATGAGATTGACCTATACCATTACAGTTCCGCCGGCTGCCTCCCCGATGAAGTCAGCAAAGAAGACCTGATCGAGTTGGCAAAATTTTATGCGCGCACCGGTGACACCCTGTATATCAGCGGTAGCGCTGCAGGATCTACTCTTTACCAGTTTGAGCAGATTGACGCCGTACCTGCAGCTTGCAATCAGCCGGCCGCTGATTCCCCCACCGCGGTGTTCGACTACTTCTACAAAATCATGGACACGCATTACGCGTTCTTTGATGTGTATGATGTAGACTGGAACGCCCGATATCAGGCCAATCTCCCAAAAATAAGCGATACGATGTCTGAAGAAGCCCTCTTTGAGGTACTCCGAGACATGCTCAAAGGCCTTAATGATGGTCACCTTGTGCTACGCGCAGAAGTAGATGGTGAACGCAAGACCTACACTGCAAGCAAATCGCGGGTACTGTCTCCTACACTCGACGCAGTATTTGCAAATCAAACTGAATTTGAAGAAAAAGGCGACTTTTCTACAGACTGGTTTTTCGGGAGCCTGCGCCGATTCAGGAGTCACGTTATGAATGCGCGCGGGCAGGGCAAAGCTGCTTCAGGCAATATAAATTGGGGTAAAATTGGCAATATCGGCTATATCAATGTATTCGGCATGGGGGGATTTGATGATGATGACGAAGGTACCCTGGCGGAAGAAGTAGAAGCCGTACATGCGGCCATGGACCTCGCAATCGCGGCGTTACAGGACACCGATGGGATCATCTTTGATGTATCGCTCAATCAGGGAGGATACGATGAAGTCAGCCTTGCACTGGCCAGCCATTTCACCAACACCGACGTCTTCGCATACACCAAAGTAGGCAAAGACTCCCCCCTCGAACCACAACGCCTGCATGTAAAGCCGGCGCCGAACATGCGCTACCTTAAACCCGTCACCCTGCTCACCAGCGACCTCACCGTAAGTGCCGCAGAGATTTTCACCATGGCCATGCGCGCTCTGCCCAATGTGACCCACCGCGGCGACACCACCTGGGGTGCCCTGTCGGACATTCTTTCGAAGCAGCTACCCAACGGCTGGCTCCTTGAATTATCCAATGAAATTTATATCGATAGCAAAGGGCAGGCGTGGGAAGGGAAAGGCATTCCGCCAACCGAGCGGTATACAATTTTCGATCAAGAGAATATCTACCAAAGCCACCACAACGCCGTGCTACAAATTGCGCAAAAAATGCGCGAAGGACGATAA
- a CDS encoding S41 family peptidase, translated as MKSLLKIYIPLLSVILCGSAWSLVATPATGQNLISTTNSTGDINPQLHGIWQNPRKGWLLEIGNNSARLLNYTAQACIPDEMPKEALLGLLRFFERDGDMLQLSLRAGNSTVYHFDRLQTLPATCKASPEATPVATFNYFAEVMAAYYAFFDLYDVDWAQRREAFEKKVTPSTTDAALFDVFAGMLEGLKDGHLSLIAEVDGENKRFTPTRTRTLGPNLDELFYQQEKIKSLGAFHTNWMQENMRTLGKKVLNKRGQGSAADENIRWGKIGKTGYIQIRGMEGYAGSDDFSLAAELAGAHDAISKAIHALKDTESLIVDVAFNRGGLDEVSLALASHFADDSYLAYTKAAHGAVAAPQPFYVTPAASAKYLKPVALVTSQISVSAAEIFTLAMRVLPNVTHYGEATFGALSDILPKTLPNGWALGLSNEHYVDVNGEAWEGRGITPDKPVLLFDPDDIFNSYPRVLEQIASGAL; from the coding sequence ATGAAGTCTCTCTTGAAGATATATATTCCCTTATTGTCCGTCATTTTGTGCGGCTCAGCCTGGAGCCTGGTTGCAACACCAGCGACCGGACAAAACCTTATCTCGACGACCAATTCTACCGGCGACATTAATCCGCAACTGCATGGTATTTGGCAAAACCCGCGAAAAGGGTGGCTGCTTGAAATTGGCAACAACTCAGCGCGTCTGCTCAATTATACCGCACAAGCCTGCATCCCGGATGAAATGCCGAAGGAAGCACTACTCGGGCTCCTCCGTTTCTTTGAACGCGATGGTGATATGCTGCAGTTGAGTCTACGTGCAGGCAACTCAACCGTTTACCATTTCGACAGGTTGCAAACCTTACCAGCTACCTGTAAGGCATCGCCCGAGGCGACACCTGTAGCAACCTTCAACTATTTTGCTGAGGTGATGGCAGCATACTACGCCTTTTTCGACTTGTATGATGTCGACTGGGCGCAACGCCGCGAAGCGTTTGAAAAGAAAGTGACTCCGTCAACCACAGATGCTGCCCTGTTTGACGTATTTGCCGGCATGCTTGAAGGCCTCAAAGACGGCCACCTTTCTCTGATTGCTGAAGTTGATGGCGAGAACAAACGATTTACGCCAACCCGCACACGCACCCTTGGCCCCAATCTGGACGAGCTCTTCTATCAGCAGGAAAAGATAAAAAGCCTGGGTGCCTTTCATACCAATTGGATGCAAGAAAACATGCGCACGCTTGGCAAAAAGGTGCTCAACAAAAGAGGCCAGGGCAGCGCGGCAGACGAAAACATCCGCTGGGGCAAAATTGGCAAGACGGGCTACATTCAAATCAGAGGAATGGAAGGGTATGCCGGCAGTGACGACTTTTCGTTGGCAGCTGAACTAGCCGGCGCACACGATGCCATATCAAAAGCCATCCACGCACTCAAAGATACCGAGTCACTCATCGTAGACGTTGCATTTAATCGGGGTGGCCTTGATGAAGTGAGCCTTGCGTTGGCCAGTCACTTTGCAGACGACAGTTACCTTGCCTATACCAAGGCAGCTCATGGTGCAGTGGCGGCTCCACAGCCATTCTACGTCACGCCGGCTGCGTCAGCAAAATACCTCAAGCCTGTAGCGTTGGTGACGAGTCAGATTTCTGTAAGCGCCGCTGAAATTTTCACTCTGGCAATGCGCGTGCTGCCCAATGTAACCCATTATGGAGAAGCTACCTTTGGCGCGTTGTCCGACATCCTGCCCAAAACGTTACCCAATGGCTGGGCGCTTGGCCTCTCAAACGAGCATTATGTTGATGTTAATGGCGAAGCCTGGGAAGGCCGTGGCATCACGCCAGATAAACCCGTCTTGCTGTTTGACCCGGACGACATTTTTAACAGCTACCCGAGAGTATTGGAGCAAATTGCGTCGGGGGCGCTATAG